Proteins found in one Actinokineospora alba genomic segment:
- a CDS encoding DUF1702 family protein has product MRRRLMTPDVVETTLDKRGFHKKSPEAQDRLETVGKMFLEGYAYAMEARTPADAVEPLEQLPDWLRGFAYEGAGMGLAVLDGLPFGRSDNVDRFLETERGEAYRYLVYVGIGWAMARIPRFRWPKPASLDPMLVPLVLDGYGFHQAYFQTARYVDGQYQDPKFPWPAGKYGAHANNAIDQGIGRALWFIGGIDPTLVADKVDAFPESRRADLWAGVGLAATYAGGVDDEELRTVLRRAGQFRANLAQGSAFAADARVRAGIVPEHSARATKLFWDATPEEVARVTTALRPTLPVDGDAPAYEVWRQRLANEFVSLGGVNT; this is encoded by the coding sequence CTGCGACGTCGCCTCATGACGCCTGACGTGGTCGAGACGACTCTCGACAAACGCGGCTTCCACAAGAAATCCCCCGAGGCTCAGGATCGACTTGAGACCGTCGGGAAGATGTTTCTCGAAGGCTACGCCTACGCGATGGAGGCCCGTACTCCCGCGGACGCCGTGGAGCCGCTGGAGCAGCTGCCGGACTGGTTGCGAGGGTTCGCCTACGAGGGCGCGGGCATGGGACTGGCCGTGTTGGACGGCCTCCCGTTCGGCCGCTCGGACAACGTCGACCGGTTCCTGGAGACCGAGCGCGGCGAGGCGTACCGGTACCTGGTCTACGTCGGGATCGGCTGGGCGATGGCCCGCATCCCGCGGTTCCGCTGGCCGAAGCCCGCGAGCCTCGACCCGATGCTGGTGCCCCTGGTGCTCGACGGCTACGGCTTCCACCAGGCCTACTTCCAGACCGCGCGCTACGTCGACGGCCAGTACCAGGACCCCAAGTTCCCTTGGCCCGCGGGCAAATACGGCGCCCACGCGAACAACGCCATCGACCAGGGCATCGGACGCGCGCTGTGGTTCATCGGCGGCATCGACCCGACCCTCGTGGCCGACAAGGTCGACGCGTTCCCCGAGTCGCGGCGCGCGGACCTGTGGGCGGGCGTCGGTCTCGCCGCCACCTACGCCGGTGGTGTCGACGACGAGGAACTGCGCACCGTCTTGCGCCGCGCGGGCCAGTTCCGCGCCAACCTGGCGCAGGGCAGCGCGTTCGCCGCGGACGCCCGCGTGCGCGCGGGCATCGTCCCCGAGCACTCGGCGCGGGCCACAAAGCTGTTCTGGGACGCGACGCCGGAAGAGGTGGCCCGGGTGACGACGGCACTGCGCCCGACGCTGCCGGTCGACGGCGACGCGCCCGCTTATGAGGTCTGGCGACAGCGCCTTGCCAACGAATTCGTTTCCCTTGGAGGTGTCAACACATGA
- a CDS encoding DUF1702 family protein yields MPSFLGSLRQYALAPKLSAVTFAERGFPGAGVPATERLEAIPQAVVCGFEWGIAGRDLWDVERRLELVEPEQRGFAYEGAAMAFAIRDAMAGGSGKRTRELLLGPGAPHVLLTYIGIGFAMARLPRPLWRKIIPDLTGSPYYPTMSWLAVDGYGFDLAYFHTSRYVDEQRVPPTYPWEGSPEYFPRAVDQGIGRALWFINGADPAAVAAAVDRFAEERRADLWSGVGLAATFAGGCSAEGLARLRELAGEHRPQLGVGVVFAIKAREFAGHVPEHSALAAEHLAGVSVADAVAIADRTESEPGDTGDTVPLYEQWRSRIRAHFAAATISAVGRNGRPARKPRRRDAQQA; encoded by the coding sequence ATGCCATCATTTCTCGGTTCGCTGCGCCAGTACGCACTGGCGCCCAAACTGTCCGCCGTCACGTTCGCCGAGCGCGGGTTCCCCGGCGCGGGCGTTCCCGCGACCGAGCGGCTCGAAGCCATCCCACAGGCGGTGGTGTGCGGGTTCGAGTGGGGGATCGCGGGCCGCGACCTGTGGGACGTCGAGCGTCGGCTCGAACTCGTCGAGCCCGAGCAGCGCGGGTTCGCCTACGAGGGCGCGGCGATGGCGTTCGCCATCCGCGACGCGATGGCGGGCGGCAGCGGCAAGCGCACCCGCGAGCTGCTGCTCGGGCCGGGCGCGCCGCACGTGCTGCTCACCTACATCGGCATCGGGTTCGCGATGGCGCGGCTGCCGCGCCCGCTCTGGCGCAAGATCATCCCGGACCTGACCGGCTCGCCGTACTACCCGACCATGAGCTGGCTGGCCGTCGACGGCTACGGCTTCGACCTCGCCTACTTCCACACCAGCCGCTACGTCGACGAGCAGCGGGTGCCGCCGACCTACCCGTGGGAGGGCTCGCCCGAGTACTTCCCGCGCGCGGTGGACCAGGGCATCGGGCGGGCGCTGTGGTTCATCAACGGCGCCGACCCGGCGGCCGTCGCCGCCGCCGTCGACCGGTTCGCCGAGGAGCGCCGGGCGGACCTGTGGAGCGGCGTCGGGCTGGCCGCGACGTTCGCGGGCGGCTGCTCGGCCGAGGGCCTGGCGCGGCTGCGCGAGCTGGCGGGCGAGCACCGGCCGCAGCTCGGCGTCGGCGTGGTCTTCGCGATCAAGGCGCGGGAGTTCGCCGGACACGTGCCGGAGCACTCGGCGCTGGCCGCCGAGCACCTGGCGGGCGTCTCGGTGGCGGACGCGGTGGCGATCGCCGACCGCACCGAGTCCGAGCCCGGCGACACCGGGGACACCGTGCCACTTTACGAGCAGTGGCGCAGTCGAATTCGTGCGCATTTCGCCGCGGCCACGATTTCCGCGGTCGGCCGGAATGGTCGACCGGCTCGCAAGCCGCGCCGACGCGACGCCCAGCAAGCGTGA
- a CDS encoding carboxymuconolactone decarboxylase family protein, with protein sequence MVAMLVRLAVRRSLRDTRHVKVVAPRKANGVVAEVYRQVERDFRMLAPPVALHSAAPEVLAASWMILRETLLAQGVADRASKEAVATGVSVANECPYCADVHGMTLAALADAADRSELEAWAQASATAAAAAAPPFPPEQGPELIGVAVAFQYYNRMVNVFLRDSPFPSHVPESAKPKARHVLGGVLRPSDGGALPGASLDLLPPAPLPEDLSWALANPSVADAFARAYAAVEAAGDRSVPSSVRALVHSRLSTWDGEAPGISRAWVEEAVVELPEADRAAGRLALLIAHASYQVDETLVDDFRRTAPDDATLIELAAWSSMAAARRISVRLAAQAVKPT encoded by the coding sequence ATGGTCGCCATGTTGGTCCGGCTGGCGGTGCGGCGGTCACTCCGCGACACCCGCCATGTCAAGGTTGTGGCCCCGCGCAAGGCAAACGGGGTGGTCGCCGAGGTGTACCGGCAGGTGGAGCGGGACTTCCGCATGCTCGCACCGCCGGTGGCGCTGCACTCCGCGGCCCCGGAGGTGCTGGCCGCGTCCTGGATGATCCTGCGGGAAACCCTGCTGGCCCAAGGGGTCGCCGACCGCGCGAGCAAGGAGGCGGTGGCCACCGGGGTGTCGGTGGCCAACGAGTGCCCGTACTGCGCTGACGTGCACGGCATGACGCTGGCCGCGCTGGCCGACGCGGCGGACCGCTCGGAGCTCGAAGCGTGGGCCCAGGCGTCCGCGACCGCCGCGGCCGCGGCCGCGCCGCCGTTCCCGCCGGAGCAGGGCCCGGAGCTGATCGGCGTCGCCGTGGCGTTCCAGTACTACAACCGCATGGTCAACGTGTTCTTGCGGGACTCGCCGTTCCCGTCGCACGTGCCCGAATCGGCCAAGCCGAAGGCGCGGCACGTGCTCGGCGGGGTCCTGCGTCCATCGGACGGCGGCGCGCTTCCCGGTGCGTCGCTGGACTTGCTGCCCCCGGCGCCGCTGCCGGAGGACCTGTCCTGGGCACTCGCCAACCCATCCGTCGCCGACGCGTTCGCCCGCGCCTATGCGGCGGTCGAGGCGGCGGGGGATCGGTCGGTGCCGTCGAGCGTGCGCGCGCTCGTCCACAGTCGACTGTCCACGTGGGATGGTGAGGCGCCGGGTATCAGCCGGGCGTGGGTGGAAGAGGCGGTCGTCGAGCTCCCGGAAGCCGACCGGGCAGCAGGCCGCCTTGCCTTGCTCATCGCGCACGCTTCCTACCAGGTCGACGAAACCCTCGTCGACGATTTCCGCCGCACCGCACCGGATGACGCCACCCTCATCGAACTGGCCGCGTGGTCGAGCATGGCCGCGGCGCGGCGGATCAGCGTCCGGCTGGCCGCCCAGGCGGTGAAACCCACCTAG
- a CDS encoding CRTAC1 family protein — translation MTAILGMLRRQLTGVIALVVVVGFFFAVTLPQSSAETKSDLASDYAFAGHTPALPTSDKQQSIRKVNKAYKHIDAWMSSVGAAVAMNDLDGDGLPNDLCLVDPRTDQVIVTPTPGKGEKRYQPFELDAAPLPVNDVMAPMGCVPADLNEDGRMDLLIYMWGRTPVIHLQKASHGTLSADAFKPTEAVPGDNAGPNGEYDGPQWNSNAATVADLNGDGHDDIFIGNYFPDGPIIDPSKDGGVTMNHSLSHAQNGGEKHILLCKGATAGQDPTATFGAVPADALPEEARNGWTLGVSANDLDGDLLPELYIANDFGQDRLLYNKSTPDKVSFANVETTRTPGTPKSKRIGEDSFKGMGVDFGDTNHDGLYDAFVSNLTVGWGIVESNFHFVNTAANQADLRAKLQDGEAPFRDVSGGDGTAWAGWSWDVKLADFANTGEQQIAQTNGFIKGSTNRWPQLQELAMANDSLVANPAFWPNANAGDDIAGSETLRFFVKGPDGRYTDVAPELGLAVPIPTRGIATGDADGDGLLDFAVARQYGEPIFYHNEARAPGGYLNLVLTHEQAASAGSAPAPGSPATGAQVTVTTADGKKYIQRVDGGSGHGGKRSSEVHIGLGDAKGPVEVQLKWRDRQGKAHEQVLRLEQGKHALVLGDTAEER, via the coding sequence ATGACCGCGATACTTGGCATGCTGCGCAGGCAGCTGACCGGTGTCATCGCGCTCGTGGTCGTCGTCGGCTTCTTCTTCGCGGTGACCCTGCCGCAGAGTTCGGCAGAGACGAAGAGCGACCTGGCGAGCGACTACGCGTTCGCCGGCCACACACCGGCGCTGCCCACATCGGACAAGCAGCAGTCGATCAGGAAGGTCAACAAGGCGTACAAGCACATCGACGCCTGGATGTCCTCGGTCGGCGCGGCGGTCGCGATGAACGACCTCGACGGCGACGGCCTGCCGAACGACCTGTGCCTCGTCGACCCGCGCACCGACCAGGTGATCGTGACCCCGACGCCGGGCAAGGGCGAGAAGCGGTACCAGCCCTTCGAGCTCGACGCGGCGCCGCTACCGGTCAACGACGTGATGGCGCCGATGGGCTGTGTGCCCGCCGACCTCAACGAGGACGGCCGGATGGACCTGCTGATCTACATGTGGGGCCGCACCCCGGTCATCCACCTGCAGAAGGCGAGCCACGGCACGCTTTCGGCCGACGCGTTCAAGCCGACCGAGGCGGTCCCCGGCGACAACGCCGGTCCCAACGGCGAGTACGACGGTCCACAGTGGAACTCCAACGCGGCGACCGTCGCCGACCTCAACGGTGACGGCCACGACGACATCTTCATCGGCAACTACTTCCCCGACGGGCCGATCATCGACCCGAGCAAGGACGGGGGAGTGACGATGAACCACTCCCTGTCGCACGCCCAGAACGGCGGCGAGAAGCACATCCTGCTGTGCAAGGGCGCCACCGCGGGACAGGACCCCACGGCCACCTTCGGGGCGGTTCCGGCCGACGCGCTCCCCGAGGAGGCCAGGAACGGCTGGACGCTGGGGGTCAGCGCCAACGACCTCGACGGCGACCTGCTGCCGGAGCTCTACATCGCCAACGACTTCGGCCAGGACCGGTTGCTGTACAACAAGTCCACGCCGGACAAGGTGAGCTTCGCCAACGTGGAGACGACCCGCACGCCGGGCACCCCGAAGTCGAAGCGGATCGGTGAGGACTCGTTCAAGGGCATGGGCGTCGACTTCGGCGACACCAACCACGACGGCCTCTACGACGCGTTCGTCTCCAACCTGACCGTCGGCTGGGGCATCGTGGAGAGCAACTTCCACTTCGTCAACACCGCGGCGAACCAGGCCGACCTGCGGGCCAAGCTCCAGGACGGAGAGGCGCCGTTCCGCGATGTCAGCGGCGGGGACGGCACCGCGTGGGCGGGTTGGTCGTGGGACGTCAAGCTCGCCGACTTCGCCAACACCGGTGAGCAGCAGATCGCCCAGACCAACGGCTTCATCAAGGGCTCGACGAACCGCTGGCCGCAGCTGCAGGAACTGGCCATGGCCAACGACTCCCTGGTGGCGAACCCGGCCTTCTGGCCCAACGCCAACGCGGGCGACGACATCGCCGGCAGCGAGACGCTGCGCTTCTTCGTCAAGGGTCCCGACGGCCGCTACACCGACGTGGCCCCCGAGCTGGGCCTGGCCGTGCCGATCCCGACCCGCGGCATCGCCACCGGTGACGCCGACGGCGACGGACTGCTCGACTTCGCGGTGGCCCGCCAGTACGGCGAGCCGATCTTCTACCACAACGAGGCGCGCGCTCCGGGCGGCTACCTGAACCTGGTGCTGACCCACGAGCAGGCCGCGTCGGCCGGCAGCGCCCCCGCGCCCGGCTCGCCCGCCACCGGTGCCCAGGTCACGGTGACCACGGCGGACGGCAAGAAGTACATCCAGCGAGTCGACGGCGGCAGCGGCCACGGCGGCAAGCGCAGCAGCGAGGTGCACATCGGCCTCGGCGACGCGAAGGGCCCGGTCGAGGTGCAGCTGAAGTGGCGCGACCGCCAGGGCAAGGCGCACGAGCAGGTGCTCCGGCTCGAGCAGGGCAAGCACGCGCTCGTGCTTGGTGACACCGCTGAGGAGAGGTGA
- a CDS encoding enediyne biosynthesis protein, with translation MVIQEAKPGGKPPAGGPPRHDPKIIKALRRFAISISVFNIVGYIFLGFEQPWIWPLVAIATGYATELVFEAIGARVEGRDPRYRGGGLKGLIEFLFPAHITSIAVNMLIYVNDRIWVMIFAVTLAVATKWILRAPVRGKLRHYMNPSNFGILMVLVLFPWGSIAPPYHFTEGLNDIGSWILPAVIIITGTMLNAKLTGRMWLIFGWLSVFALQAIVRGLLFDTAIVGALSVMTGVAFILYTNYMVTDPGTTPSKPWAQFAFGGGVAMVYGIFMVANVAYGLFFATAIVCLIRGMFLWGLHFVNKAKAQFEAEQAAKVEAESAKPPIAAVPDDGGQTAHPAAA, from the coding sequence ATGGTCATCCAGGAAGCCAAGCCCGGCGGGAAACCGCCCGCGGGCGGCCCGCCGCGGCACGACCCGAAGATCATCAAGGCGCTGCGCAGGTTCGCCATCTCGATCTCCGTGTTCAACATCGTCGGCTACATCTTCCTCGGGTTCGAGCAGCCGTGGATCTGGCCGTTGGTGGCGATCGCCACCGGCTACGCCACCGAGCTGGTGTTCGAGGCGATCGGCGCCCGGGTCGAGGGACGCGATCCCCGCTACCGCGGCGGCGGCCTCAAGGGTCTGATCGAGTTCCTGTTCCCGGCGCACATCACCAGCATCGCCGTGAACATGCTGATCTACGTCAACGACCGGATCTGGGTGATGATCTTCGCGGTCACCCTCGCGGTGGCCACCAAGTGGATCCTGCGGGCCCCGGTGCGCGGCAAGCTGCGCCACTACATGAACCCGTCCAACTTCGGGATCCTGATGGTGCTCGTGCTGTTCCCCTGGGGCAGCATCGCGCCGCCGTACCACTTCACCGAGGGCCTCAACGACATCGGCAGCTGGATTCTGCCCGCGGTCATCATCATCACCGGCACGATGCTGAACGCGAAGCTGACCGGCCGCATGTGGCTGATCTTCGGTTGGCTCAGCGTCTTCGCGCTGCAGGCCATCGTCCGCGGGCTGCTGTTCGACACGGCGATCGTCGGCGCGCTCTCGGTCATGACCGGTGTCGCGTTCATCCTCTACACCAACTACATGGTGACCGACCCCGGCACGACGCCGTCCAAGCCGTGGGCGCAGTTCGCGTTCGGCGGCGGCGTCGCGATGGTCTACGGGATCTTCATGGTCGCCAACGTCGCGTACGGCCTGTTCTTCGCCACCGCGATCGTCTGCCTGATCCGCGGGATGTTCCTGTGGGGCCTGCACTTCGTGAACAAGGCGAAGGCGCAGTTCGAGGCCGAGCAGGCGGCCAAGGTCGAGGCCGAGTCGGCCAAGCCGCCGATCGCCGCGGTGCCCGACGACGGTGGGCAGACCGCCCACCCGGCCGCGGCATGA
- a CDS encoding class I SAM-dependent methyltransferase, with protein MSNLAENPHGHLDPEARTARLAELRAAIADERVRELFPFRFLEANEIFARLVDATAYRILTSIDALPASTGITVQQAKKELSIPWRRTVPLKFLYEKLSDTGILERQDGRYFPGAVPVEDFDTVAAELAEREPGAAVAAEILRTLVDEADRYFSGEATGDEILFAPKQLPLWLKYFSNDNLLYAINNEIGAEALARLVPKDGGPFEILEIGGGCGSAADRALRQLGADVTRYRFTEVAETFARHGDAVAKAAASPSTVVETARLDMTTSWEAQGVEPGTFDAVYSVNCFHVAPSLDFVINEAVKALKPGGAVVVSECVRPTKLARPIHAEIIFDFLDSFTDVITEPVKRPTHGFLTPAAWRATFEAAGLDDVTVLPDVDVIAEKYPDFVVGAVVARANTTD; from the coding sequence ATGAGCAACCTCGCGGAAAACCCGCACGGTCACCTCGATCCTGAAGCCAGGACGGCGAGGTTGGCGGAGCTGCGCGCCGCCATCGCCGACGAGCGGGTCCGGGAGCTGTTCCCGTTCCGGTTCCTGGAGGCGAACGAGATCTTCGCCCGCCTCGTCGACGCGACCGCGTACCGCATCCTCACCTCGATCGACGCGCTTCCCGCGTCGACGGGCATCACGGTCCAGCAGGCGAAGAAGGAACTCTCGATCCCGTGGCGCCGCACGGTTCCGCTGAAGTTCCTCTACGAGAAGCTCTCGGACACCGGCATCCTGGAGCGACAGGACGGGCGGTACTTCCCCGGGGCGGTGCCGGTGGAGGACTTCGACACCGTCGCGGCCGAACTCGCCGAGCGGGAGCCGGGCGCCGCGGTGGCCGCCGAGATCCTGCGGACGCTGGTCGACGAGGCGGACCGCTACTTCAGCGGCGAGGCGACGGGCGACGAGATCCTCTTCGCCCCGAAGCAGCTTCCGCTGTGGCTGAAGTACTTCTCCAACGACAACCTGCTCTACGCCATCAACAACGAGATCGGCGCGGAGGCCCTCGCCCGGCTGGTGCCGAAGGATGGCGGCCCGTTCGAGATCCTCGAGATCGGCGGCGGCTGCGGCAGCGCCGCCGACCGGGCGCTGCGCCAGCTCGGCGCGGACGTCACGCGCTACCGGTTCACCGAGGTCGCCGAGACCTTCGCCCGCCACGGCGACGCGGTGGCGAAGGCGGCGGCGTCACCGTCGACGGTCGTGGAGACCGCGCGGCTCGACATGACGACGTCGTGGGAGGCCCAGGGTGTCGAGCCCGGCACCTTCGACGCGGTCTACTCCGTCAACTGCTTCCATGTGGCGCCCAGCCTCGACTTCGTCATCAACGAGGCGGTCAAGGCGCTCAAGCCGGGCGGGGCGGTCGTCGTCTCCGAGTGCGTCCGCCCGACGAAGCTGGCCCGGCCCATCCACGCCGAGATCATCTTCGACTTCCTGGACAGCTTCACCGATGTCATCACCGAACCGGTGAAGCGGCCCACGCACGGCTTCCTGACGCCCGCGGCATGGCGCGCCACGTTCGAGGCGGCGGGCCTCGACGACGTGACGGTGCTTCCGGACGTCGACGTGATCGCCGAGAAATACCCGGACTTCGTGGTGGGCGCCGTGGTGGCCCGAGCGAACACGACGGACTGA
- a CDS encoding cytochrome P450, with protein sequence MTASTRRVPPGPPRRAAPGILRQLRADRLGLMSGAVREYGDAVRVAIGPKTLYIFNHPDHAKHVLADNAANYHKGIGYTEAKRALGDGLLTSEGALWKEQRRTIQPVFQHKRIAGQADVIIDEALELVERLRVHQGSGPVDVLDEVTALTLGVLGSTLLDADLGAFESIGHSFEAVQDQAMFEMETLGMVPQWLPLKGQRALRTARADLERIVETLVAQRKGNPIEAGDDVLTRLIASTAKEPDKRVADRRMRDELVTLLLAGHETTASTVGWTLNLVSQHPDVRQRLHEEAVAVYGDRRPAYEDLTRLRYTHMVLEEAMRLYPPVWILPRRALADDEVGGYHVPAGSEVLICPYTLHRHPRYWPEPDRFNPERFDPDVKTNRPRYAHIPFGAGPRFCVGNHLGMMESAFIISTLMRDLRLEKVPGVEVKPEPMMSLRLGGGLPLTVHKWTAAAGRSAA encoded by the coding sequence ATGACCGCCTCGACCCGCCGAGTACCACCGGGGCCGCCCCGCCGGGCGGCCCCGGGGATCCTGCGCCAGCTGCGCGCGGACCGCCTCGGCCTGATGAGCGGGGCGGTCCGCGAGTACGGCGACGCGGTCCGGGTGGCGATCGGCCCGAAGACGCTCTACATCTTCAACCACCCCGACCACGCCAAGCACGTGCTCGCGGACAACGCGGCCAACTACCACAAGGGCATCGGCTACACCGAGGCCAAGCGGGCGTTGGGCGACGGGCTGCTGACCAGCGAGGGCGCGCTGTGGAAGGAACAGCGGCGCACCATCCAGCCGGTGTTCCAGCACAAGCGGATCGCCGGGCAGGCCGACGTGATCATCGACGAGGCGCTCGAACTGGTGGAGCGGCTGCGGGTCCACCAGGGCTCCGGCCCGGTGGACGTGCTCGACGAGGTCACCGCGCTCACCCTCGGCGTGCTCGGCAGCACCCTGCTCGACGCCGACCTCGGCGCGTTCGAGTCGATCGGGCACTCCTTCGAGGCCGTGCAGGACCAGGCCATGTTCGAGATGGAAACCCTCGGCATGGTCCCGCAGTGGCTGCCGCTCAAGGGGCAGCGGGCGCTCCGCACGGCCAGGGCCGATCTCGAGCGGATCGTGGAAACCCTGGTGGCACAACGCAAGGGCAACCCGATCGAGGCGGGCGACGACGTCCTGACCCGGCTCATCGCCTCCACCGCCAAGGAACCCGACAAGCGGGTCGCCGACCGCCGGATGCGCGACGAGCTGGTGACGCTGCTGCTCGCCGGGCACGAGACGACGGCGAGCACGGTCGGCTGGACGCTGAACCTGGTGAGCCAACACCCGGACGTCCGGCAGCGGCTGCACGAGGAGGCGGTGGCGGTCTACGGCGACCGCCGCCCGGCGTATGAGGACCTGACCCGGTTGCGGTACACGCACATGGTGCTCGAAGAGGCCATGCGGCTGTACCCGCCGGTGTGGATCCTGCCGCGGCGGGCGCTCGCCGACGACGAGGTCGGCGGCTACCACGTGCCCGCGGGGTCGGAGGTGCTCATCTGCCCCTACACCCTGCACCGGCACCCGAGGTATTGGCCGGAGCCGGACCGCTTCAACCCCGAGCGGTTCGACCCGGACGTGAAGACGAACCGGCCGCGGTACGCGCACATCCCGTTCGGCGCGGGTCCGCGGTTCTGTGTCGGCAACCACCTCGGGATGATGGAGTCCGCTTTCATCATCTCCACGCTGATGCGCGACCTGCGGCTGGAGAAGGTGCCCGGCGTCGAGGTCAAGCCGGAGCCGATGATGTCGCTGCGCCTAGGCGGCGGACTCCCCCTGACTGTTCACAAGTGGACCGCGGCCGCGGGCCGTTCAGCGGCCTGA
- a CDS encoding class I SAM-dependent methyltransferase: MANLSLNVREQTWGTRKGCDGLDRACSRLRGDLSVLGLRVGIRALMPVCDVEVTDIARVGMETGAMTVPSADEVRGWPYVRLLAAMRESNLPPGGLDTVRRFAVELGLGPHTNVLHAGCNSGFLSRELARRTGCQVLGIDISPDMAAAANARSESEGLAHLARYEHRDMRDTGLDAASFDVVLSGGALAFVIDQPRAVAEWLRLVKPHGLVANSELWYHAEPPQQLLDKVAELIGVPVPRYTRDHWRELYNSPRLQPWALHDAEAGARTVEEVERYCAQMVDHVAVGWDDSAREALNERLLDIFLTFNQNMEYLSYTFFAYRVLPAGAEPLLYV; this comes from the coding sequence GTGGCTAACCTGTCTCTAAACGTAAGAGAACAAACCTGGGGGACCCGCAAGGGTTGCGATGGCCTTGATCGGGCCTGTTCGCGGCTGCGTGGTGATCTCTCCGTTTTGGGACTTCGTGTGGGAATTCGTGCCTTGATGCCGGTGTGCGACGTCGAGGTCACCGATATTGCGAGGGTGGGTATGGAGACTGGAGCAATGACTGTTCCTTCGGCCGACGAAGTTCGCGGTTGGCCATATGTTCGGCTGCTTGCCGCGATGCGGGAGTCGAATCTGCCGCCGGGTGGGCTGGACACGGTTCGGCGCTTTGCCGTCGAGCTTGGGCTCGGCCCGCACACAAACGTGCTGCACGCCGGCTGCAATTCGGGTTTCCTGAGCCGGGAACTGGCTCGGCGCACCGGCTGTCAGGTGCTCGGTATCGACATTTCCCCGGACATGGCCGCGGCGGCGAACGCGCGCTCCGAGTCCGAGGGACTGGCTCACCTGGCCCGGTATGAGCACCGGGACATGCGCGACACCGGGCTCGACGCGGCGTCCTTCGACGTGGTGCTCTCCGGCGGCGCGCTCGCGTTCGTCATCGACCAGCCTCGGGCGGTCGCGGAGTGGTTGCGCCTGGTCAAGCCGCATGGCCTGGTCGCCAACTCGGAGCTGTGGTACCACGCCGAGCCGCCTCAGCAACTCCTGGACAAGGTCGCCGAACTCATCGGCGTGCCGGTGCCCCGTTACACCCGCGACCACTGGCGCGAGCTCTACAACTCGCCCCGCCTGCAGCCGTGGGCGCTGCACGACGCGGAGGCGGGCGCGCGCACGGTCGAGGAAGTCGAGCGGTATTGCGCGCAGATGGTCGACCACGTCGCGGTGGGTTGGGACGATTCGGCGCGGGAGGCCCTGAATGAGCGCCTGCTGGACATTTTCCTGACGTTCAACCAGAACATGGAATACCTGTCCTACACGTTCTTCGCCTACCGTGTGTTGCCGGCGGGTGCAGAGCCGCTGCTCTACGTCTGA